A stretch of DNA from Allomeiothermus silvanus DSM 9946:
CCCCCCAACCCGTAGCCACGCCGACCCAGGCCCCTGAAGCTTAGCGCCTAGAGCGGTTCCCACGAGGCCGCCTAAACGGGCGGCCTTTTCAGCAAGCGGCTCAGGCCTCGCCTCCCAGCCTGCTCATCGCTCACTGTTCATTACCCTGTTCGGAAGGACTTTTTAGGAGAGCGCCAGCCGCACCAAGCGGTCCAAAAGCTCCGGGTAGCGCATCCCCGAGGCCTGCCACAGCTTGGGATACATACTGGTGGGGGTGAAGCCGGGGATGGTGTTGAGTTCGTTCAGATAGAGCGTTCCGTCTTGGCTCAGAAAGAAGTCCACACGGGCCATCCCCCGCACCCCCAGCACCCGGTAGGCTGCGACTGCCAGCTCGCGGATGCGCTTTTCGAGTTCGGCGGGGATTCGGGCCGGGATGCGCATATGGGCCAGACCCTCGGTGTACTTGGTCTGGTAGTCGTAGAACTCGCTTTGGTAGCTGATCTCGCCAATCACGCTCGGCTCGGCGTAGATGTTTCCCAAAAGGGCGATTTCCAACTCGCGCACCCCCTCGAGCCCCTGTTCGATGACCACCTTACGGTCCCAGCGGAAGGCCTCCTCGAGGGCCTCCCTGCCATCTTGGTCGGTTTTTACTTTGCTTACTCCGACCGAGGAACCGGTGTTCGCCGGCTTAACGAAGTAAGGGGCCGGGAAGGGGAGAGGGGGTACGGGATCGCCTCGGTAAAAGCTCACCCACGGTACTACCGGGATCCCGGCCTGGGCCAGCACCCGCTTGCAGAGGTCCTTGTCCATGCACAAGGCGGAGGCCGTTACCCCTGCGCCCACGTAGGGCAGCCCGAGGATCTCGAAAAACCCCTGGATGGTCCCGTCTTCGCCCAGCGTTCCGTGCAGAAGCGGAAAAGCTACGGCATAAGCCCGCCATTCAATCGGCGGTGGGAAGGCATGTTCGCCCTCCTCGGCGCTGCCCGTGTGCAAAGCTCGCTGGGCGGCTTGGCCCAGCAGCCACTTTCCGTCCTTGGCGATCACCGCCAGGTCGGTAGGGTGAGGCATGGCCGCCAGCACCCCCCGGGCTGAGGAGAGGGAAACTTCGTGCTCTCCTGACCGTCCCCCGGCAATGAGTAAAACACGCAAATTACTCATAATGTTGATGATACTGTAAGGCAGTGCGGTCAGAGTAAAGGCTCGACCTAACCCGCCCCTGTTCTAAATAATGAATCCTATGGCGAAGTATGTCATCCTCAACGGCGAACTGGTCCCCGAGCCAGATGCAAAAATCCATGTCAGCGACCTGGGCCTGCGGCGAGGCTACGCAGTGTTCGAGTTTTTTCGGGTGATGCGGGGTATACCGCTTTTTTTTGAGGACCATCTGGCCCGCTTTCAGCGCTCGGCCGAGTTGCTTTTCCTCGAGCCCGCATGGACAATGGAGAAAATCCAGCAGTTCGTTTTCCAATTGGTGGAGGCCAACGGCCTGCAGGAGGCGGGGGTGCAGTTGGTGCTCACCGGGGGGTACTCGCCCGACGCCTTCACGCCCACCACGCCCAACCTGATCATCACCGAGGCCGAGGTCAGGCCCTATCCTGCCGAGCAGTACGAGCAAGGGGTGAAGGTCATCACCCACCGCAACCTGCGCGAGCTGCCCGAGGCCAAGACCACCGACTATCTGATGGCCGTGCGGCTGATTCCACGGATGCGCTCCCTGGGCGCAGTGGAAGTGCTGTACCACGATGGGCGGCGGATGCTCGAGGGGGCCCGCTCGGGGTTGGGGATCATCACCGCGGAGGGAGTGTTGGTTACAGCCGGGAGCAGCGTGCTCGAGAGCATCACCCGACGGCGGCTCTTAGGGGTGGCAAGGGAACTTCTCCCCATCGAGGAGCGGGACATCCCGCTGGAGGAGTTCTTTGCTGCACCGGAGGTGTTCATCCTCAGCTCGACCCGTGGGGTGATGCCGGTGACGCAGGTGGATGACCGAAAGGTAGGCACCGTCGGCCCCCACACCCGCCGCCTGATGCAGGCCTTCCGACAGCACGTGGAGGAGTACCTCGCAGCTCGGGCTAGCCGTTAGGTTCCGGGGGTTGGTACCGGGTGAAGTCTAGGCCGTTGAACTTCTGCTGCGCGGCTACGAAGCCCTCCACCACCCAGACCTTTACCCCCTCGGCAGCGGCCTCGAGCACCTTTTCCAGCACCGGCAACTGATCGGGCCGAAAGCCACTCAAGACCCAGCTCGCTCCCTCCTCCGGGCTTTTGGGTTTGCCGATGCCGATTCTGAGACGATGAAAAGCGGAGGAGCCCAGGGCTTGGGTGATGGACTCGAGGCCGTAATTCCCTGCGTTTCCCCCACCCTTTTTGAAGCGGAGCTTCCCCAAGGGCAGATCCAGCTCGTCGTGAACTACCAGGATGCGTTCTTCCGGGATCTTGTGGAAGCGGGCAAACGGAGCCACGGCCCTACCGGTAGCGTTGTAATAGGTGATGGGCTTCATCACCCAGCCCTTTTCGTCGCCTAAGCTGAGTTCGGCGATACCGGCATCCCCCCTAATACGGAACTCCAGGCCCAGCTTATCCAGCACCTGCCAGCCCACGTTGTGCTTGCTGCGCAGGTACTGGGTTCCAGGGTTGCCTTGTCCGACGATCAGGAAGCTCATGGCTTGGCCATAGCAAAAAGCTGACAGCCATAACGGGCCATCAGCCATACGCCATGCACTATTGGCGTTACTCTTCTTCGACCTTGCCCTTCTTGATCACTTCGGGCTCGGCCGCCGCGGGAGCCGCGGTTTCGGTAGCGAGCTTCTCGGCGTCTTCGGGCGGCACGATGGTGACTACGGTGGAGTCGCCTTTCATGTTGAGTTTGACCCCCGGGGGAAGCTTGAGGTCAGAGAGGTGCAGGCTATCCCCGATGCCCAAGCCGCTTACATCCACCTCGATGAAATCGGGGATGTTGCGGGGGGAAACCTTTACTTCGATGTCGCGCAGCACGGTGTCCATCACCCCACCCAGCCGTACACCTTGGGGGGTACCTACGAACTTGAGCGGCACGTACATCGCCACCGGTTCATCGGAGAGGGCATAAAAGTCTACGTGGGAAGGACGGCGCTTGCGCTTGTCGAGGTTGACCTGGCGCACCAGCACATCTTGGGTTTTGCCGTCTAGCTCGAGCGTGATCACGTGGTGAATGGAAGCCTGGCGGAAGACCTTGTCGAACTCGCCGAGGTCCACGTAGACCTTTTCGTTCATCTGCTTGTTGTAGAGTATGCCGGGGAGCTTGCCCGAATCCCGCAGCCGCTCGGGATTTTCGCTTTCACGGTGGTAGGCTTTGAGCCGGTATTCCATACACCTTCTCCTTCTTATTTGGGGTGCTGGGCAGGGGTCGCCCAAACACAAGCCTTCCGAGTTTACCACACGGCGTGGGAAGAGGGAAGCTGGGTGGGTGGATCCTCAGCTTCGGCGGAAGACGCTTCAATCGATGATCCAGGCTGCCTGATACGGTTTAAGTACCCCGGTGAACCACTGTCCGGTGATGAGGTTTTTCCCGATCCGGCTCACTACCTGGGGGCGGTCGGTGACGTTGATGTAACAGCCGACCGCCTGATCTCCCTCACCCCGAACGATGCGCAGCACTTCCGTGGAGGGCAGGATCCGTTGGGGTGCATTGGGATGGAAGGCCGGGTGCATTGACCGCACCCGCAGCAGGTGGGAGTAGGCGGCTAGGATCTTGGCGGCCCTCGAGGCCGGATCGGCCAGCCGTTCCTCGAGTTCGGCCTTCGTAAACTTGTGCCGGTTGAGACGGCGGGGGATTCCGCTCTCCTCGAACCCAGCGTGATCCGAGGGAGAGCCGAAGAGGCTGTGGATGTAGACCCCAGGTATCCCCTGCAAGCTGAGCAAGATGACGTTGGCCGCGAGGAAGCGGGCGATCTTGAGATCTTCCGCTTCGTCCGAGTTGGGATTGCTCAGTGCGTCGAAGAGGGTCAGGCACAGCTCGTAAGGCACCGGGCCGTCGGGGGTGTCCTTGTGGTTGACCCGGCCTCCATGCTCCAAAGCTTGCCGCACCAAGGCCGCGATTTCTTCCGGTTGCAAAATTCCCCCCGCTGGAACCACCCCGATTCCATCGTGCGAGGCCAGGAAGTTGAAAAAAGTGGTGCGCTCGGAGGGAAGGGTAAGCCCCGCCGCCCAACCCGCCAGCTTGGAGGCATCCCCGGTACGAAAAGTGTGCATGACCAGCGGTGGCAAAGGGAACTGATAGACCAGTTGGGCTTCGTCGTGGCCGTTGCCGAAGTACGAGATGTTCTCGCGGTGCGGCGCGTTGGTTTCGCTGACCAGCAGCACGTGGGGGGCTACCGCGTCCAGCACTAGGCGCATCAGCTTGACGATGCGGTGGGCGCCCTCGAGGTGCATGCAACTCGTCCCGATCTCCTTCCAGATGAACCCCACCGCATCCAGGCGGATCAGCCCGGCTCCGTTTCGGACGTAGCACAGGAGGGCTTCGATGACCTCGAGCAACACCTCGGGGTTGGCATAGTTGAGGTCGGTCTGGTCCGGGGAGAAGGTCGTCCAGACCAGCTTCTCCCCGCTGGGAGTCTGGAACGGGGTAAGCAGGGGCAGAGCCCGGGGCCGGAATACTGTACTGAGGTCGGTGCCCGGATCGACTGTAATGAAAAATCCTTGGTAC
This window harbors:
- a CDS encoding sugar phosphorylase produces the protein MSSLTPELRQSILEHLGFLYGERAPAVLGRLEEICSGFPAQRREGGWSEKDALLITYGDQIHAEGEPPLQTLYDFLYERLRGVFSGVHLLPFYPSTSDDGFSVVDFQRVDPELGTWTDIRIIAQDFRLMADLVCNHVSASSPWFQGFLQDDPQYQGFFITVDPGTDLSTVFRPRALPLLTPFQTPSGEKLVWTTFSPDQTDLNYANPEVLLEVIEALLCYVRNGAGLIRLDAVGFIWKEIGTSCMHLEGAHRIVKLMRLVLDAVAPHVLLVSETNAPHRENISYFGNGHDEAQLVYQFPLPPLVMHTFRTGDASKLAGWAAGLTLPSERTTFFNFLASHDGIGVVPAGGILQPEEIAALVRQALEHGGRVNHKDTPDGPVPYELCLTLFDALSNPNSDEAEDLKIARFLAANVILLSLQGIPGVYIHSLFGSPSDHAGFEESGIPRRLNRHKFTKAELEERLADPASRAAKILAAYSHLLRVRSMHPAFHPNAPQRILPSTEVLRIVRGEGDQAVGCYINVTDRPQVVSRIGKNLITGQWFTGVLKPYQAAWIID
- a CDS encoding D-alanine--D-alanine ligase family protein translates to MSNLRVLLIAGGRSGEHEVSLSSARGVLAAMPHPTDLAVIAKDGKWLLGQAAQRALHTGSAEEGEHAFPPPIEWRAYAVAFPLLHGTLGEDGTIQGFFEILGLPYVGAGVTASALCMDKDLCKRVLAQAGIPVVPWVSFYRGDPVPPLPFPAPYFVKPANTGSSVGVSKVKTDQDGREALEEAFRWDRKVVIEQGLEGVRELEIALLGNIYAEPSVIGEISYQSEFYDYQTKYTEGLAHMRIPARIPAELEKRIRELAVAAYRVLGVRGMARVDFFLSQDGTLYLNELNTIPGFTPTSMYPKLWQASGMRYPELLDRLVRLALS
- a CDS encoding 50S ribosomal protein L25 yields the protein MEYRLKAYHRESENPERLRDSGKLPGILYNKQMNEKVYVDLGEFDKVFRQASIHHVITLELDGKTQDVLVRQVNLDKRKRRPSHVDFYALSDEPVAMYVPLKFVGTPQGVRLGGVMDTVLRDIEVKVSPRNIPDFIEVDVSGLGIGDSLHLSDLKLPPGVKLNMKGDSTVVTIVPPEDAEKLATETAAPAAAEPEVIKKGKVEEE
- a CDS encoding aminotransferase class IV; this encodes MAKYVILNGELVPEPDAKIHVSDLGLRRGYAVFEFFRVMRGIPLFFEDHLARFQRSAELLFLEPAWTMEKIQQFVFQLVEANGLQEAGVQLVLTGGYSPDAFTPTTPNLIITEAEVRPYPAEQYEQGVKVITHRNLRELPEAKTTDYLMAVRLIPRMRSLGAVEVLYHDGRRMLEGARSGLGIITAEGVLVTAGSSVLESITRRRLLGVARELLPIEERDIPLEEFFAAPEVFILSSTRGVMPVTQVDDRKVGTVGPHTRRLMQAFRQHVEEYLAARASR
- the pth gene encoding aminoacyl-tRNA hydrolase translates to MSFLIVGQGNPGTQYLRSKHNVGWQVLDKLGLEFRIRGDAGIAELSLGDEKGWVMKPITYYNATGRAVAPFARFHKIPEERILVVHDELDLPLGKLRFKKGGGNAGNYGLESITQALGSSAFHRLRIGIGKPKSPEEGASWVLSGFRPDQLPVLEKVLEAAAEGVKVWVVEGFVAAQQKFNGLDFTRYQPPEPNG